The genomic DNA taaaaaaataaaaaaataaaaacacacttgAAGGAATGAACAGCAGACTAAGTTATACAGCAGAATgcataagtgtgtttcatgtttggtaattgcaatcattgttgcttttgttgtggtcagccatgtacaatgcttggtgtcagtctatttatctcttgtaaaaataagatacagtgtgtgtgtgtgaaaaaaaaataaaaaactttcctTGAACCCATCAGAAGAGGGACAGGAATCTCCAGGAGAGACAAATCTATGTAGCTTTAGCAGAACTGTATGAACTCAAGAGAAAGGTTGTGGGCAGGGCAAGAAACTAGAAATTGTTTTCCTAAGTAGTGCAGCACGAAGGGAGGAAACGCCTGATCCAGGACTGGGTAcaaatttctttgtttgtttttcagcccATTGTGGAAGATCTCTGATGAGCCATTATACTTCCAGAGTTCTCCTTGGGAAATTAGAGTAAGGATTTAGGATAATTGGACCCCCTTCATGAGGGTCATTAGTTAAAATTATTCGGGAATATTAGAAAAATCTCattaaagaacttgaaaaaaaaagaattttctttccaaGGTGATCAGGAAAATTGTCAGGAGATCAACTACAAGTAAATCCCTCTGAATAGTGCCTTGAGATCGTCATACACATAGGGGACAAAACTTTGGGAGCCAAAGCCTCTTTTGAAACCATGCTCATTTCAAAGATAGAACTGTAAACCAGTTGGAATGCACAGCGTAAGTCATTTTATTTCCATCATGCTCACTACCGCTGCTTCAAAATCCTAGTGTTTGTCCATATGACATACAAATGTTTTGCCAATCTTGATCTTGCATACTAGTCTCATACATATTGTATTATGTGAgaagttattttaagaaaatgaatctgTTGGGACGTTTTTATAGCTCTTTGGGTGTTTTGCAcctaaaatttcagaaatagagTAGAAGGATTAGTgaaatgccatttaaaatataccatataGACAGTGAAGACTGGGAGTGCAAAGGTGAATGACAGATATGAAATCTAGGATAGAGAGAGGAAAAATGGGTTTTGATGTTGAagactggaagataaaatgagtaCATCTGATCATTCACTTCAGAAGGTGATTGAAGAAAAGGGGCAATTATGATCTAATGGTATGGTTAACAGTAAAGATTGAAGTAAGGTCCAAACTtccaattttaattaaataattcacagacatgtaatatacagcatggtggctatagttaaatactgtattgtatatttgaatgttgctaagaaagtagaccTTAGAatttcttatcacaagaaaaaaaatttgtaactgtgtgtggtggtggctgttaactagaattattggggtgatcatttcataatatatacatatatcgaaTCATTATGAAACTAATGTTTTAtgtccattatatctcaatacaaaAGACTAATTGAGGGAAACAGGTTTACTACTTCAATAAGAAATTATAAGCAACCCTGGAAAATAGTATTAATATAGCAAACATATCCCAATCAAACTTACTCAACATTATCTTTGTTACAGAATTCattgaaaacataagagaaaagccaaaaatggtacagaaatatcaaaatcaaaaagttcaagaaaaaaaCCTATTCCCCGTTCCCTAATATCTGGAGATGCTACTCTAAGTCATTCAGATGAATCTGATTCTATTCCTTCCAAGTTTGTAATGTATTCTTTGTGAAAATGCAAACATTCATTATATGAacaaaagattaaagaaatttTACATAACCAATGAGATATAGCTGGACAGAGGATTGGTGAACTAGAAGacagataaaataatagaaataatatagaatacttcacagaaagtaaaagaaaaaaaaaggataaaggtgAGGCAAAGAGACTCGAGGAAGGGAGTAAGTAGGTGATAAGTATCACATAGGCATTCCAGAAGCATAAAACTGGGTGAATATTGGAAAAATACTATTCAAAGGAAAATGGCTGGTAATTCCCAGAGTTAGGGGAAGCCATAAGTTCCTCCATGCAGGAAGCAGACCTGACAAATCATAGTAAACCTTCAAGGTAACCCTAGAGATCAAAATAGCAGACAAAAAGACGCAGTGCCTAAAAAAGGAATACCAAATAGTGTGACTGCAGACCTCTTTGTCTTAATAAATTGAAGCCAAAAGCAAGTGCTGAGAGAAAGTAACTGTCATCCTAGAGTTGCATATCTAGCCAAGGTATCATTTAATAGTGAAGCTCTGCTACACATGAAGATGGACCTCCCCAAACCACACTCAAATGTAGACTTGCTCCACCGGCTGCTGAGAGTACAGTCAGGTGCTAATCCTCAGCCATTGACCCTTTCAGATATTTCCTCAGCTTCAGAGAGCTAATTTGCCCAAAGTTAGGGACTTCCTGAGACGGTCACATCCAATGTCTGAACAAGGGGAGGGTATAAATATATGTCTCATCCCATCCTCAGATGGTAATCCCGATTAACATTCCCACATAATTAACCCCATCTCAGTGCTGGCTTCCTTCTAGAGCTTAACTGAGAAATGAAGacttttgagaaaaatgaaatcttatcGTGTTTACATCAACTGACAccatgttaaaggaacttctaaaGAATGTAATttaggaagatggaaaaagatcACAGCAGATGATCTGAGATGCAGGTAGGAATGTTAATAGAATAAACTAGCAAGTAGAggtaaatgtaaaacaatgacTGTACACAAAAGTTGCAATAATGATTACAGTTCCTTTGAGGAATCAAGTAAACAAGACATAGCTAAATACTGCAGTTATGCAACACTTGGATGATAAGAGTGTCCAATGAGAGCAGCTCACGTCCTGTTCACTGGTTCGGCCAGTGATGGACTGGAAGCTTGTGAGCCACAGCCTTCGGCCCAGTGTGGGAAAGTGgccagggaaaaacaaataaaagcattcTTGGGAGGTTCAGACTTGGAGATTGTGGAGGAAACTGGaggggttccttccctgttgttTGCTTGCTAGCTTGTTTTTAATCACTGTAAGTTAATGATTTGAATTCAGAGATTGTACTGTATGTGTCTCTTGTCCCTTGTATACAAGTAAGGGAAGGATTTGACTACTAACAcatcaagtgggatttttgtattttcattggtAAATAGGATTCTTTAGAAATGAGGAACGGCAAGCTTCCTTCACTGGTTTTATCACCCTATTACATTTTCTGGTAATAAAGATGAGCTTTCCGCTTTCATAATTGGAAACATTTCATGAGCAGTAGAAATAGCAGTTCTTTAAAAGTGCAAATGGACACAGCTTTGGAATCTTGACCATTTCAGATGAAACCACATTGatgaaccccccccccccttttttcaaTTCTTCTTAAGTCATTTTTTGATTCCAATTCTGCAATTTATTGGTAAGGAAACACATTAAAGAAATGCCTTTGTCTGTATTGTCATGTATTCTTGCAAGAAATacgcttttattttaaagaacttcccatttattccttccattcttcctaTGGTGTTTTCTTAGAGAATTAATCATTGTTTTCAATCAACAACTCTTACGTTTGTTCACAAATTCAAGCATGTGGGGTATTTTGAGGACCTAAGGAAtgttaagaaaattttatatttgagaaatgtttaagtatttttactaattttaaaagtattcccATTTCTGTTTGTGTTCCAACTTTGGACAATGTGGCTTTGAGATTTCGATTTTTTCTAATTCACTGGGGGTTTTGATCATAATTGGAGGCAGTAGATGGTCAATTATGTCCCATGATTTCGAGGAGCACTCTGCAGACCATGTCAGAGACTTCTGGCTCAAGCCACGGAGGCTCAGCCATGGAAAGACAAGATACTACGTGGGAGTAAAATGGCCCGCCAAGTGGCTAAAGTCATTCTGATGACGGCGACGACTTGAGTTAGGAAGGTCAGACTCGCTCAGGAAGCTCAAACTGATTTTTCTTCAGTGTAGGTGACTTGGGTGACATCTTTTCAGAGTTCTCATGCATAAATAGTAGGCATAAATCAGCTGAGGTGAACTTTGCCTACATGGGGCATAGTTCAAAGATTTTCTGGTAGAGGTCACGGAAAGTTTAAGGTCACCAGATTTCCACTGTGATTGGCTGACTGGAGGCCAAGCAGGGGGCCATCCAATCACAGGTGACATGGGGTTCCTTAGTGACAGACCTCCCTGCTTTGCATTTTATCCAGTCAGATGGGAGCATTGCCCGTGACGTCATAGAAGGCAGGGAGTATAAACCGGGCCAAGGGACCTCGACGGCCGCACTGTCCTTCCCTCTGAGCTGCGGGGAAGACGATTCCGACATGCTTGAGCCTTCGTCTGAGGCGTCTGAAGAAAGCCCGGGCACCAAGGAGACGTCTGAAGAAAGCCCGGGCACCAAGGAGACGTCTGAAGAAAGCCCGGACACCAAGGAAGCCGAGCCGAAGAACCCGAAGCGCCGCTGCAGCCGCCGTCGCcgctgcagccgccgccgccgccgctgcagccgccgccgcctctCTGACGGCTTCGACAGCTTTGCCACCTATTTCGGAAGGGTGCTGCAGCGGGTCCAGGAGGGCCTGAGCCTCTCGCAGGAGGCCGTGAACGTCATGGATTCGTTCGTGAAGGACATCTTTGAGCGAATCGCCGACGAGGCGGCGCGCCTGGTCCGCTCCAGCAAGCGCTCCACCCTCACCTCCAGAGACATGCAGACCTCCGTGCGCCTGCTGCTGCCTGGGAAGAGGGGCAAGCACGCCATATCCAGCGCCACCAAGGCAATAATTCGGTACACCACCGGCAAATGAGCTGCCTCCGGACCACCTGAGCATCGCAAACCAAAGGATCTTTTCAGAGCCACCTCAGTTTTCTTCATAAGAACTGTATTCTAACAAACTTTGATCGACTTTAGTTTTTAAAGTGTGTCATCCTgctaatttttaaacatcttttttacaAAGAACTAAATATTATCAActacattttaatatatctatGGTCTAATTTGCTCAAAATGAAATAGTGAGTTTTGTTCAATAATCTTGCATTATACCACTTTACTAAAGAgtgagttcttttctttttctaggtcaACCTTTCACAGGGTCTGTAAGATAAAGTTATTtacctttttcactctcattttctcatgaatgtatggcaaaattttccagagatTCATTATGTACCGTAAGGACAACAAATTAAGTGCAGGAACATGTATAAGAATTCAACAGACATATTAGAAGAGATATTaaggaggttttctttttcttttttttaaattgaagtatagttgatttacaacgttgtattagtttctggtgtacagcaaagtgattcagttatgcatatatataatcttttccatattctttttcattacaggttattacaagatattgaatatagttccctgtgctatattgtaggaccttgttgtttatctgttctatatatagtagtttgtgtctgctaatcccaaactcttaatttactcctcccccctcctttcccctttggtaaccataagtgtgttttctatgtttgtgagtctgtttgttttgtaaataagttcatttgtatcatattttagataccacatgtaagtgatatcatatggtatttgtctttctttgacttacttcacttagtatgatgatctctaggtccatccatgttgctgtaaatggcattattttattctttttcatggctgagtagtattccattgtagatattccacatctttatccattcgtgtcaatggacatttaggttgcttccatgtcttggctattgtaaatagtgctgctatgaacattggggtgcatgtatcttttcacattagagttttctccagttatatgccaaggagtgggattgctggatcacatggtaactttatttttacttttttaaggaacttccatactgttttccatagtgcaccaatttacattcccaccaacagtgtaggagggttcccttttctccacaccctttccagcatttattatttgtagactttttgataatagccattctgactagtgtgaggtgatacctcattgtagtttttgaaaccgtgcacctcaggTTGGGACTTGAACCTAATCTCACCTCAGATGAGACTCGAACCCACCTGACTTGCACCTcagatgggacttgaacccacaatcTCTGGCTTAGGAAGGTACTCAAATCCACAATCTCCCAGGTAAAACtgcacacctggtctcaggacttaatgaagttcaggttctttatgtctcactgcagaaggaattcagtgagaggaaaagtgataggtaagaagtagatttattgagagagagacacactccacagacagagtgtgggccatctcagatgGTGAGAACGGGCCCCCACGTATGGAGTGGTTAgttttttatgggctgggtaatttcataggctaataagtaggaggattattccaactattttggagaaggggtggggattcCAGGacttgggccactgcccactttttggccttttatggccTGGGAACTGTCATGGTGCAGGTGGCTGTGTCATTTGGCGTAtgctaatatattacaatgagcatataatgaggcttgGGCCTAGCCTAATAGGTTCTAACTGGGCCTATCTTGGGCCTAGCCTAGTAGGTTCTAACTGagacaggatcttagttcccggaccagagattgaacccacgcccttggcagtggaagcatggagtcctagccactggactgccagggaattccccacactgtttggattattgtagttttgtagtaagctttgaaatcagggagtaggGCCTAGCCTAGTAGGTTCTAactgagacaggaaggaaggaggcagggcacaaccattaaaagaatgacagccATTGGGAAGAACAGGATACCAAAAAAAAGCGGTTAGAACCTACCTGGAAATTGTTCAGGACAAGAGGTCCATATTCCCCTATAACATTTTCCCTATCATAATCATACCCAGTCACAGTTCCTGATCATTTGATGTTCTTAAAAGATACCATTATTATTCACCAAGGGCATAACATCTTCCCTTAATGAACTATAATTCTGAAGGAACATAgttcacatttatttaaatttttagctGTATCCACtgaacttgattttattttttgcatttttagatCATAAACCATATGGAGTTAATTATCGTTCCTGAATTAATTTGAGTGGAAGGGAGAGTTAGACAAATGTGTTTTAAGTatataatgaatattatttttattctcctcaGTACCCTCACTGTCTATCAGAATATCTCCCATATATATTGTTTCATAATgggttataaatataaataatttatgtgTGGTTTAAAATGCCTCACAGCCGGACAAAGTGAAAGTCTCTTTTCTAATCAATATTCCTGCATCCCActccccaaaggtaaccactgCTATTGTTTGATTTGTATTTGGCATGCATTTTTCTGTGCATATTGAAATACACATACGTAAATAGGCACAATGGTTTACACATTAACTGATTTGTTTGTTAGATATGAAATTGGAATCACAGAATAACACTGATCTGCTACTTATGTTCTTCATTTAACAAGATGtgtgctttttaaattgttttcattaaggtatgatttagagaaaataaaattcactccTTTCAGTGTCCAGTTCTATGTCTTGAAAAGTACATACACTTGTATATGTACACTTGTATACAGTTGTATAACCACACCACAATCAGGATATACGAGTTCCATTATGCCAAAAAATTCTCCTGTGCCTTTTTGTAGTCAACCCATTCTCCCCACCTCAACCCTGACAACGACCTATTTGTTTTCTGACTCCCAAATTTTGATAGCTGTaggttttcacttttattttcattttaattctgttctatgtatttttaattgaagtatagttgatttctgTTCTAcgtatttttgatttcccttgagacttcctctttgacccatgaaTTAACTTGATATGTGTTGCTCAGTTTCCAAGTTCTtagagattttcctgttatctttctattattaatttctagaattttattcCATTATTGTCAGATAACACATTCTGTttggtttcaatttttttaagctgttaaggtttgttttatgactCAGGATATAGTCTATCTTGCTGAATGTTCCACGTGCATTTGAAAagagtgtgtattctgctgtttttgggtggactgttctataaatgtcagttagatctAGTTGGTTGATGGTGGTGTTCAGTTCATCTATAACCTTGCTAATTTTTTGTCTACTAATTCTATTACTGAGAGAGGAGTATTGAAGACCCAAATTATaaatgtggatttgtctattcccctttcagttctgtcagttttgccTCTTGTATTTTAAGACTCCGTTGTtagatataatacatatttaaaattgttgTATCTTCCGGGTGAATTGACTGACTCTATTTATCCCTGGTAACTGTGTTTGCTTTCAAGTCGACATTGTCTGATAATGTAAAGAATCTATAGATTCTCCTGCTTTCTTCTGATCAGTGTTTGCGTGgtgtatttttattcattgttttactCTTAAGCtacctatatcattatatttgaagggagtttcttgtagacaacatatagttgggccatttttgttttttgttgttttataaatCCATTCTGACGATCTAAGTCATTTAGTTATGTATTTAGACCACTGACAATTAATTATTGCTATGTTTCTATTTAGATCTACCACTTTATTGTGCATGTTTTGTTTGTCCTCTCTGTTTTTCATTACCCTGTTTCCCCTTTCTTTGGCTTATCTGAATGccttttagtatttcattttaattttctattctgaatttgaatatatctctttgtataatatttttgtgGTTGCTCTGTGGATTACAAACTCCCTACTTAACTTTCCACAGTCTATTCAGAATCAATACTCAGAATCATTACGTTACCACTTCAGTTGATATGTAGAAACCTCACCTTAATAGATCCCCTTACCCTCCCCCCTTTACAttacatttgccttatgtattataACTACACTGAAATCTACATAGATACCTACTATAGCTACTTTATTGAAAACTCCATCTGTTAATGTTATATTTTGCTGTGATTTTCCACTATTTACCATGATTTTGGAAACCCATTCAGCTGCATCTTCATATTCACTTTCTCCCTAGATCTCCATGAATTCTaaattggtggaaatgtaaattggtacagccactatgaaaaacagtaaggaggttccttaaaaaactaaaaatagagttgccatatgatctagcaatcccactctctgagcatatatccagagaaaactctaattcaagatacatgcaccccactgttcataaCAAcattctttacaatagccaagacatggaaacaatctaaatgtccatcgacagatgagtggataaagaagaggtggtatgtatatacaatggaatactactcagccacaaaaaagaatgaaataatgccatttgcagcaacatggatggacctagagattatcatactacgtggagtcagaaagagaaagaaaaatgccatatgatatcacttatatgtggaatctgaaatatgatacaaatgaacttatttacaaaacagaaacagactcacagatatagaaaacaaacttatggtaaccaaaggggaagcgggggagggagtgataaattaggagtttgggattaacatagacacactaccatatgtaaaataaacaacaagaacctactgtatagcacagggaactatagtcaatatcctgtaataaactataatggaaaagaacatgaaaaagaatatatgtatatatatctataactgaatcactttgctgtacgccagaaattaatacaacattggaaatcaactatacttcagtaaaaaaaaaaaagtaatataggtcattattaataaattaagcaATACCTTGGACAGCATTGAATGCCAGTGTCCAGAGAAATTAGAGCATTTAGAGCCCTGGTGGCTTCAGGATACAACGGGAAAAGCTTTAGAGTAATTTCAAGCTCACGTACTGAGCAGGTATCCATAGCAGTTCCCCTGATTTACTTCACCTCTCCTGACTTCTTACCCTTATCTAAATTATAGGattaaatagggacttccctggtggtgcagtggttaggaatccgcctgatagtgcagtggacatgggttcgagccctggcccaggaagatcccacatgccttggagcagctaagcccatgagccacaactactgagcctgcactctagagcccatgagccacaactactgagcctgcatgccacaactactgaagcccacatgcttagagccagtgctccacaataagagaagccactgcaatgagaagcctacacaccacaacgaagagtagcccccactctctgcaactagagaaagcccacgcgcagcaacgaagacccaatacagccaaaaattaaatgaataaatacataaatacataacttaaaagaaatgtttaaattatagGATTAAGTAGGTAACTGAGTAAGTGGTAAGCGTAAAGGAGATACAATTTAGAGTACCAGCTGTTTACATTCATTTCCTACCCTCCATATCCTCTTTCTCAGAGGAGACGTCTGTTCTGACTGACCCCTTTCTACCCACCATCCTAGAAAGCAGTCATTCACATAATCCCCAGACTTAATTCTCATCATCATCAATCATCATCACCAACACCAACATCTGCATAAGAGGTCACTGTGTCTATGAAGCGTTTGTCAGTCTTCTTTCATTATCACCCTCCAGGAGCCCTTTCAGACATTTTTTGCCTAATTACCCCCAACCCCACTCCCCAGCGGAATGTGAAATTGTTAATACTCCAGATGTAGTTTATCTGTTTATGTACGGTGGTCCTTTGGAAGCTCACAGACCGCTGTAATATCTATGAAAACCCTAACCTCAAGAACCAGTCTTTGACCTCTTGGGGGTGATGTCGTCTGTCGAGAATGCATGGTATATTGTGATTAGGGCAAAAGCTGGAATCCCATTCCTGCTCCGTACGTCCCTCGATCCACACTAGAAAATCTGTCATGATTCGACGCCCAGCCTCGATAGACCGTCCCTGGAGCCACCGTCATCCCTCTCCGGGAGAAATTTCACTTTCCTCTCTGTATCCTCAGATGCCCTTTCCTCCCTAGCAGGTACAAGCAGCCTAATCATTTCCATACGTTTTCACAAAGGACAGAAGAAACACTGGCTTCAGACGGCTTCTGCTTCCAGCCTGGTCACAAACTTCCCACGCGGCAGGGGGAAGGAACACCAGGCTTGGCTTCCTGCTGCTGGGAGGGTTAACACAGGGTGAACAGAGATTAACCACCTCAGCAGTACATGTCCTGATACCTTTGCTAAAGATCTGCCACCAGCAACTAAAGGGGACCAGGCTGCCAGGTCCCACCCCTGGCTCTGGCTGTTGGCGTGGGGAACAACCTCTTTGCCATTTGTCTCTGTGCTCAAGAGCACTTGCTTTGTAGTCACACACATCCATGAAGAGAGGGTAGTGATACATCACTAGTGGGGCTGTTGTGAGATGAAATCCAGTCACTAACATGAAGAACCTAGATCTGGGCCCCTCTAAACAACCTGCTTCATAAATAGTAGCCCTTTCCTCCGTCAATCAGAGAGCTCATGTGGTCCTCACCCGCCCCTTCAGTTGGGGCCCCTTAACCAGATTGCAGGTCAGAATCACCTTGGGGATCTTTTTCTAAACCCTCATATGAATTTCCCTTGTTGGTGGAAAGAGGGCTTCTGTATCAAAAGCCATTCAAGTTATTCAGCCATGATAATATGGGCCTTAAAAAACAGATATGCCCATTTGGCACCCGTAGTGTGTGGCAGTGTCCATTTCCCCTTCATTCCACCAGCATCAGTTATTAACAGCTTTTGTCTTTATTGCTAAATATGAGCTCTTCTTTTTTCCAGACCAGTCCCAGTGGAAGAGTCACCTCAGAAGGTCTGTCCTTAATGTTATAAATTCACAGGCTCCTCccctagggttgccagatttagcaaataaacataCTGGATGCCCAGCTgaacttgaatttcagatgaacaaagTAATATGGCACGTGACAAATTTACACAAAAAaggattttttgtttattttaaattcaaatgtaaatggtttaaatataATCTGGTAACCCTACACATGGAGGGATCTGGAGGGGAACCAAGGTGCTCCAGTCAACCAGCGCAGCTGAGCCCCTAGCAGAAGCCAGAACCCATGCTCATCCCTGGGAGTGAGCTCTCTCAGATGCACCAGCCTAACGGAGCCTCCAGCTGATGGCAGCCCCAGGTGAGACACCACATGGAGCAGAAAACTATCCAGCTGAACCCAGTCAACCCACATTATCCCGAGAAATTGAAAAACGGCTATTGTTTTGGTGGTGTTTGTTCAACAGAAATGGATATCTGAACCATGTCGTTTTGGTGAACTCTCTTTTTCTATAGTCTGTAATCTTTGGATAAGATAGGGACTGGCTGATCTTTGAAGGTTCGATAGGACGTCGTGATAATTTTGGCTATAGTCTCTGTGTGGGTTTATATGTGGGTATAGTCTGTGAAATTTCCTCAATTCCTTCTGGGATTCCCAAGATAAATTTTCACGACGTATGATCTTCATCATACTCTtggaattttagaaatttattccTGAATTCCCTTCCGCAGACGAGGCTCCACGGCCGTCGTGCTTGTGAAGGGAAGGAGAGGTACTGCTACAAACTGCTCCCTGCGGCCCATGGAAAGCCGTGTCCTCAGAAGATGCCTTGGTGAGTACGTTGTCAGAACGAGGGCTGTTTACTCATTTTGCGAAGGGTTTCTCAAAGAAGGTGTCCTGAAACACTTTCTCCTGCTACAGGGATAGCCTTGCAAGGAAGCCACTCTTCTCGAGTACACGTAGGATGCCTTCACCAGACCTCAGAGACATATGCATTGCAGTCCTGGTCCTTTCTGACTGTCCCAGTGCAGCACTGCTGGGTGGATACGTCTGTGCAGTTCTGGGGTTCGTTAATACGAAGACCACTACCCTTGTGGAAATCTGAGCCACATTCTACAATATCACCTTTATAAGGAATAAAGCTGATGTAttttcaccttatttttcata from Balaenoptera acutorostrata chromosome X, mBalAcu1.1, whole genome shotgun sequence includes the following:
- the LOC130706321 gene encoding late histone H2B.L4-like; this encodes MLEPSSEASEESPGTKETSEESPGTKETSEESPDTKEAEPKNPKRRCSRRRRCSRRRRRCSRRRLSDGFDSFATYFGRVLQRVQEGLSLSQEAVNVMDSFVKDIFERIADEAARLVRSSKRSTLTSRDMQTSVRLLLPGKRGKHAISSATKAIIRYTTGK